A genomic region of Plasmodium falciparum 3D7 genome assembly, chromosome: 11 contains the following coding sequences:
- a CDS encoding phenylalanine--tRNA ligase beta subunit produces MPTISVYEDDLFEKLGEEIIEEKLLDVCFDFGLEVDDIEYKNDKKIYKIEVPANRYDLICVEGLCRALKNFMCKFDDIKYDISMNNYDICIKGNQYIKVDGSVDDRRGYVVCCVLKNMNINDSVYNNIIEIQEKLHHNLGKKRSVLAIGIHDYDKIKFPLKYKFEKKEKINFIPLNEKTNLNGMNLIDFYSKNLNLKPYLKIIKDFDKYPIIVDSNEQILSLPPIINCDHTKISLNTKNVFIECTAIDRNKAQIALNILCSMLSEYCVPKYSIQSFVVIYENQDFSDDQNLKKKETQFLYPIFENKSLTCNIDYVRKLSGISHITVHEVNNLLKRMMLSCDIMDNNTFKVTIPFYRSDIMHCCDIIEDIAIAYGYGNIKYEPPQICKKHSLNNCSELFRNVLVECGYTEVMTNALLSRDENYNCMLRTHKSYDDPNINLDEYNPLAAPIQIKNSKTSEYEIIRTSLIVNLLKFVSANKHRELPLRFFEIGDVSYATYNQTDTNAVNKKYLSIIFSDKFTAGLEELHGVLEAILKEYQLFSDYKIEEKKKENISIRSDMYYKLIPKEDPSFLNERIVDIVLFPHNLKFGVLGIIHPKVLENFSLDIPVSAIEINVETLLNVLMM; encoded by the exons atgcCTACCATATCAGTGTATGAAGATGATTTATTCGAAAAGCTTGGGGAGGAAATTATAGAAGAGAAATTATTGGATGTTTGTTTTGATTTTGGTCTTGAGGTAGATGATATTGAATATAAGAatgataagaaaatatataaaatcgaAGTACCAGCTAATAGATATGATTTAATATGTGTAGAAGGATTATGTCGTGctttaaaaaatttcatGTGTAAatttgatgatataaaatatgatatatcaatgaataattatgatatatgtataaaaggAAATCAATATATTAAAGTAGATGGATCTGTTGATGATCGAAGAGGTTATGTTGTTTGTTGTGTTTTAaagaatatgaatataaatgatagtgtatataataatattatagagATACAAGAAAAGTTACATCATAATTTAGGAAAGAAGAGAAGTGTATTAGCTATAGGTATTCATGATtatgataaaattaaattccctttaaaatataaatttgaaaaaaaagaaaaaattaattttataccattaaatgaaaaaacaaatttgAATGGTATGAATTTAATAGATTTTTATAGTAAAAATCTAAATTTAAAaccttatttaaaaattattaaagatTTTGACAAATATCCAATAATTGTAGATTCCAATGAACAAATATTATCTTTACCACCTATTATTAATTGTGATCATACAAAAATTAGTTTGAATacaaaaaatgtttttattgAATGTACAGCTATTGATAGAAATAAAGCTCAGATAgcattaaatattttatgttctATGTTATCTGAATATTGTGTTCCTAAATATTCTATACAATCGTTTGTGGTTATTTATGAGAATCAAGATTTTAGTGATGatcaaaatttaaaaaaaaaagaaactcAGTTTTTATATCCtatatttgaaaataaaTCGTTAACTTGTAATATTGATTATGTTAGGAAATTGTCAGGAATTTCACATATAACCGTTCATGAagttaataatttattaaagagAATGATGTTATCATGTGATATTAtggataataatacatttaagGTTACTATACCATTTTATAGATCAGATATTATGCATTGTTGTGATATAATAGAAGATATAGCTATAGCATATGGATatggaaatattaaatatgaacCACCTCAGATATGTAAAAAGCATTCATTAAACAATTGTTCTGAATTATTTAGAAATGTGTTAGTAGAATGTGGATATACTGAAGTTATGACAAATGCTTTATTGTCACGagatgaaaattataattgtatGCTTAGAACGCATAAATCATATGATGATCCAAATATAAATCTTGACGAATATAATCCATTAGCTGCTCCTATTCAAATAAAGAATTCCAAAACTTCtgaatatgaaataataagaacATCATTAATTGTAAATTTGTTAAAATTTGTATCTGCTAATAAGCATAGAGAATTACCATTGCGATTTTTTGAAATAGGAGATGTATCTTATGCAACATATAACCAAACAGATACGAATGCAGTCAATAAAAAGTATCTATCCATAATTTTTTCTGATAAATTTACAGCAGGTTTGGAGGAATTGCATGGTGTCTTGGAAgctattttaaaagaatatcAATTATTTAGTGATTATAAAAttgaggaaaaaaaaaaagaaaatatatctatacgATCtgatatgtattataaattGATTCCAAAGGAGG atcCTTCCTTTTTGAATGAACGTATAGTTGATATTGTTTTGTTTCCTCACAATTTGAAGTTTGGTGTTTTAGGTATTATTCATCCGAAGGTTTTGGAAAACTTTTCCCTCGATATTCCTg TGTCTGCCATAGAAATAAATGTGGAAACTTTACTTAACGTTTTAATGATGTAA
- a CDS encoding radial spoke head protein, putative has protein sequence MKGNLILSLNNAKDYLKNKNDEGNNVYDHICDIINFIVVEKPEKSYENFELISNHIKESKKCNHVRIIDEKKDEGEREKNNLDNYILNEHIKKKKKWLHKMKKWYFENNMEKKKNNKTLLLPFLHNIFEQMKLINWAGYHVKNNLICYINKSMKNIIQQYKDELLYLRFWGIIKGTHNDYYILEGEVKKDITIFSKKKKNKADNSSYDEEDIKQDGQFSDSSNVQEERKKKKRDGSDQDDESDEKSESDDNKSGDDNQSSDDNQSSDDNKSSDDNKSSDDNQSSGDNKSSDDNKSSDDNKSSGDNKSEDDQNNYYEFSKTKNNIFQYKKEDYERFNKNVNKNVYWVSLNGIENWILLKSTTPKYIEIASQMNKMLTGHMNEKINSFPNLSIKEKHYLRALISIISSSTHISPQNYFIKKKEGGKKNDGGKYKNDDKDEEDEDEEENEDENDDNNDNNNDNNNDNNNDNNNDNNNDNNNDNNNDDNNNYDDDEIIKNKNFNFDIQLLKNIQNWVYCKFSFLPNGHIFYPKSGNLKKKKNLTLFMNENKVLHILRNISDQKDNKNIWKIKHLNHGDYYGKNQLHYDIIIIYNFLFYGAFTIYSNKEYFNFYIGNGIKSKHGYLHAYQPQKIQSDKSELSEIEQTD, from the coding sequence atgaaggGGAACTTAATACTCTCTCTTAACAATGCTAAAGATTATCTAAAGAATAAAAACGATGAAGGGAATAATGTATATGATCATATTTGTGACATCATCAATTTTATTGTTGTTGAAAAACCGGAGAAAAGTTATGAAAACTTTGAACTTATATCAaatcatataaaagaaaGTAAAAAATGTAACCATGTAAGAATaatagatgaaaaaaaagatgaaggggaaagggaaaaaaacaatctagataattatatattaaatgaacacataaaaaagaaaaaaaaatggttacataaaatgaaaaaatggtACTTCGaaaataatatggaaaagaaaaaaaataataaaacattattGTTACCATtcttacataatatatttgaacaaatgaaattaataaattggGCAGGATATcatgttaaaaataatttaatatgttatattaataaatccatgaaaaatattatacaacaATATAAAGATGAACTCTTATATTTACGTTTCTGGGGAATTATTAAGGGTACAcataatgattattatattctagaGGGAGAGGTTAAAAAGGATATAactattttttcaaaaaagaaaaaaaataaagccGACAACTCTTCTTATGATGAGGAGGACATAAAGCAAGATGGTCAATTTTCTGATTCTAGTAATGTACaggaagaaagaaaaaaaaaaaaacgcgATGGAAGTGATCAAGATGATGAGAGTGATGAAAAAAGTGAAAGTGATGATAACAAAAGTGGTGATGATAACCAAAGTAGTGATGATAACCAAAGTAGTGATGATAACAAAAGTAGTGATGATAACAAAAGCAGTGATGATAACCAAAGTAGTGGTGATAACAAAAGTAGTGATGATAACAAAAGCAGTGATGATAACAAAAGCAGTGGTGATAACAAAAGTGAAGATGATcagaataattattatgaatttaGCAAaactaaaaataatatatttcaatataaaaaggaagaCTATGAAAGATtcaataaaaatgttaataaaaatgtatattggGTATCTTTAAATGGAATAGAAAATtggatattattaaaatccACTACTCcaaaatatattgaaataGCTAGCCAAATGAATAAAATGCTTACTGGTCatatgaatgaaaaaataaattcttttcCTAACCTTTCTATTAAGGAAAAACATTATCTAAGAGCCCTAATATCAATAATATCTTCCTCTACACATATATCACcacaaaattattttataaaaaaaaaggagggagggaaaaaaaatgatgggGGAAAGTATAAGAATGATGATAAGGATGAAGAAGATGaggatgaagaagaaaatgaagatgaaaatgatgataataatgataacaataatgataacaataatgataacaataatgataacaataatgataataataatgataataataatgataataataatgatgataataataattatgatgatgatgaaataattaaaaataaaaattttaatttcgATATACAACTATTAaagaatatacaaaattGGGTTTATTGTAAATTCTCTTTTTTACCTAATggtcatattttttatccaAAAAGtggaaatttaaaaaaaaaaaaaaatttaacacTTTTtatgaatgaaaataaagttttacatattttaagaaatatttctgatcaaaaagataataaaaatatatggaaaataaaacACCTAAATCATGGAGATTATTATGGTAAAAATCAATTAcattatgatattattattatttataatttccttttttatggAGCATTTACTATATATTctaataaagaatatttcAATTTCTATATTGGAAATGGTATAAAATCCAAGCATGGATATTTACATGCCTACCAGCCTCAAAAAATTCAGTCCGACAAAAGTGAACTATCGGAAATTGAGCAAAcggattaa
- a CDS encoding WD repeat-containing protein, putative, with protein MEFRRYFSSEDYIFEIKNNEQLFVCENVAKNIKPLWSLKGHRNSIEGLHLLDDERFCTVSHDNLVSLWRLENKQNIVNIKFDDAILCSSYLKKNKYLCIGRTNMNNNINIINMDKEEIIESYKSECNSIFCINYYDDNKISYGSKDGSICFLDLIKKKNIYRYEEIGDCINYCTSSFSDNCFYNSNINNNNDTILMNPNFHIFSTYKGNILFFDLRCMLPIYQNNNLHSNYSVNCIYCYNYFLYSGASDCLIKKYDIRYIDENKPLDIYVGHTSPIRYISFSKDFSYFTTSSDNGSIKLWSVNKKKEENENKIYSSFNNLISPSSAFSFDLDSPVNDSLKVKKMNMKNKEMPDKFVEINKQTKNKTIKQNKTISHNNNNNMRSSSIISDTNYYVNNLYDTTQKKKERKNIFSKKYENILLEFQKKKRTITPNTILSISNEKKKKVQAVSKNELFNMCKMNKTQVDKEKEKKNYKGQFFLNQSVNINKMDNILMNSKKNQSIKEMDILKNKKRNDQLKTNIKNKLHIPSPMQYTNTKGDKTYKGKNERSYLKRNISKDTNKYLNIQSPISNKFNESDYRSFFYNNENVINNLYPSSQKVKIKYANLSMLNHKGRVTSMEWLGDLLFSASWDQTIKCWNVKKYLME; from the coding sequence ATGGAATTTCGAAGGTATTTTTCAAGTGAAGATTACatttttgaaataaaaaataatgaacaatTATTTGTGTGTGAGAATGTTGCAAAGAACATAAAACCTTTGTGGAGTTTGAAAGGTCACAGGAATTCAATTGAAGGACTTCATTTGCTAGATGATGAAAGGTTCTGTACTGTGTCTCATGACAACTTAGTTTCTTTATGGAGATTAGAAAATAAACAGAAtatagtaaatataaaatttgatGATGCTATATTATGTTCTAGTTATTTGAAgaagaataaatatttatgtataggAAGaacaaatatgaataataatattaatataattaatatggataaagaagaaataatagAAAGTTATAAAAGTGAATGTAATtcaatattttgtataaattactatgatgataataagatATCTTATGGTAGTAAAGATGGATCTATTTGTTTTCTTGATTtaattaagaaaaagaatatatatagatatgaaGAAATTGGAGATTGTATAAATTATTGTACATCATCATTTTCAGATAATTGTTTctataatagtaatataaacaataataatgatactaTTTTAATGAATCctaattttcatatatttagtACATACAAaggtaatatattattttttgatttaaGATGTATGTTACCtatttatcaaaataataatttacattCAAATTATTCTGTTAATTGtatttattgttataattattttttatattctggAGCTTCTGAttgtttaattaaaaaatatgatataagaTATATCGATGAAAACAAACCTttagatatatatgttgGACATACCTCTcctataagatatatatccttttcaaaagatttttcttattttactACTTCTTCTGATAATGGAAGTATAAAATTATGGtctgttaataaaaaaaaggaagaaaatgaaaataaaatatattcctcCTTTAATAATCTTATATCACCTTCTTCAGCCTTTTCATTCGATCTTGATTCCCCTGTAAACGATTCTTTAAAGGTAAAGAAgatgaatatgaaaaataaggAAATGCCTGACAAGTTTGTTGAAATAAATAagcaaacaaaaaataaaacaatcaaacaaaataaaactatatcacataataataataataatatgcgTTCTTCATCTATTATTTCTGATacaaattattatgtaaataatttgTATGATACTacacagaaaaaaaaagaaagaaaaaacatCTTcagtaaaaaatatgaaaatattttattagaatttcaaaagaaaaaaagaactaTAACACCTAACACCATTTTAAGTATAtctaatgaaaaaaaaaaaaaagtacaagCTGTTTCAAAAAATGAACTATTTAATATGTGTAAAATGAATAAGACTCAGGTAGATAAGGAAAAGGAGAAGAAGAATTATAAAGGTcagttttttttaaatcaatcagtaaatataaataaaatggataatatattaatgaataGTAAGAAAAATCAATCCATAAAAGAAatggatatattaaaaaataaaaaaagaaatgatcaattaaaaacaaatataaaaaataagttaCATATTCCATCACCTATGCAATATACTAATACTAAAGGagataaaacatataaaggtaaaaatgaaagaagtTATTTGAAAAGAAACATATCTAaagatacaaataaatatttaaatattcaatCACCTATaagtaataaatttaatgaaTCGGATTATCGATCATTCTTTTATAACAatgaaaatgttataaataatttatatcctTCTTCTCAAAAagtcaaaataaaatatgcgAATTTGTCAATGCTAAATCATAAAGGTCGTGTTACCTCAATGGAATGGTTAGGTGACCTTCTCTTTTCTGCTTCTTGGGACCAGACCATAAAATGTTGGAACgtcaaaaaatatttaatggaataa
- a CDS encoding syntaxin, Qa-SNARE family has translation MSYSNKKKEYKKFSNKNVMSFEFNSDIQNDIGVIKSYTSRISRINDDEPYSIESSEKVQEIVQEGKLKIQEIQKKLKNYRNITENVPQHEKVRVKLMLQRLSNSYLEAVNNFQNASKNYINKTIMNDLSTKNYNVEENMEYDSLNNFSRKSNSNYDTNIDKYNVNIYDYNFYENNYETSYSKYNNSTEFQSVDSTIEEKTYKKKKKYKSNIFTGDKKNEVNEYLLENNNYEQENNNYGQEKQFVSINTVDIENEILTQKNKEIKKLHKDIINIQELYKELFEQINIQGENIDNIDSQMVNTHDNIMMSGREIEIARNRYFSSLRCTIYLLFLILILVIIILVVFRII, from the exons atgtcatattctaataaaaagaaagaatataaaaaatttagtaataaaaatgttatgaGTTTTGAATTTAATTCTGACATTCAAAATGATATTGGGGTTATTAAATCTTATACCTCAAGGATTTCTAGAATT aatgATGATGAACCATATTCCATTGAAAGTTCAGAAAAAGT acAAGAGATAGTTCAGGAGggtaaattaaaaatacaagAGATACAAAAAAAGTTGAAGaattatagaaatattaCTGAAAATGTACCTCAACATGAGAag GTACGAGTGAAATTGATGTTACAAAGGTTATCTAATTCCTATTTAGAAGCTGTGAATAATTTTCAAAATGCTTCaaagaattatattaataaaaccaTAATGAATGATTTATCaactaaaaattataatgtaGAAGAGAATATGGAATATGattctttaaataatttttctcGTAAGAGCAATTCTAATTATGATAcaaatatagataaatataatgtgaatatatatgattataatttttatgaaaataattatgaaacgTCTTatagtaaatataataatagtacgGAATTCCAGAGTGTTGATAGTACTATAGaagaaaaaacatataaaaagaaaaaaaaatataaaagtaatatatttactggtgataagaaaaatgaaGTAAATGAATATcttttagaaaataataattatgagcaggaaaataataattatggtCAAGAGAAACAATTTGTTTCTATAAATACTGTAGatatagaaaatgaaatattaactcagaaaaataaagaaattaaaaaattacataaagatataataaatatacaagaattatataaagaattatttgaacaaataaatattcaaGGAGAAAATATTGATAACATTGATTCACAAATGGTTAATACGcatgataatataatgatGTCTGGACGTGAAATCGAAATAGCACGAAATAGATATTTTAGTAGTTTGAGATGTACTATATATCTCTTATttctaattttaattttagttatcattattttggtAGTAtttagaattatataa
- a CDS encoding chromatin remodeling protein has product MFRNVRDYFKSSNDVNEEKKNDVGSVHMDENTENYDKESNGFVHRDFNNGINKEDKDYEELDLKKLNVSSNDITKEGNNMNENMMNRKLNSSVEDGNDNNHDKNVHRNIGNDTHVSYDDKRKSYLDNNEENSEQMNDNMKKRKLNEISYDNNEEDEFRNKKDDSMEMNDKEKGSTNMSTINDNNNNHNDDSNNHNDDSNNHNDDSNNHNDDSNNHNDDNNNHNEDNNNHNDDNNNHNDDNNYNSEEKPNYLQEKLEQLLAQTKRYTEKLAGQRLKMNAQMKSSKKGRCLLTEKEEDFMLLKDANEEDEAIILKQPMNINGTMKPYQLEGLNWLYQLYRFKINGILADEMGLGKTLQTISLLCYLRFNKNIKKKSIIICPRSTLDNWYEEIKKWCTPMKAFKYYGNKDQRKELNRNLLHSDFDVLLTTYEIVIKDKSALYDIDWFFLVIDEAHRIKNEKSVLSSSVRFLRSENRLLITGTPLHNNLKELWSLLNFLMPKIFDNSEEFDNLFNISKISTNDNKQSEIITQLHTILKPFMLRRLKVEVEQSLPPKREIYIFVGMSKLQKKLYSDILSKNIDVLNAMTGSKNQMLNILMQLRKCCNHPYLFDGIEEPPYIEGNHLIETSGKMSLLDKLLPRLKKENSRVLLFSQMTRLLDIIDDYCRWKNYPYLRIDGSTPGDERQVRINQFNEPNSKYFIFLLSTRAGGIGINLTTADIVILFDSDYNPQMDIQAMDRAHRIGQKKRVIVYRFVTQNSVEEKIVERAAKKLKLDSLIIQKGKLNLNSAKENNKQELHDILNFGAPEVYKTQDISSISDEDIDIILADAEKRTIEIEKKLKNLENIFDLTNISLDGGLNMYNDLEKEASEESTDEEDSSGSGEETILEGSGNNDIVEENGVKKKKKKKKNINKIRRTIKKFLKNNKKNMTFLDLGERKSKWKVMNTACGRTNKKKMVLHGWRAEARGGHDFQFFNVEKLDELEKIEDKWNNYMINQEKINVLIEAQNEEKDYEKIVTFNEFLDKHAKNIYQIITLINPSLFDEHKDTKEEELLKMGTHSDVNSNDKDYKRSSFMSTDYNMKTTYLNNINSNNNNNNNNINDNVGTSINTIDDQQYFKKKILSLFESGKKLQMIKFKDRNIKNCYTQVANFIKKNFPEKINNNDTNNNKSTTLKNKKLKKGKQTKNVNVEKDIASVDIEKIKLQKQELMKQGFAKWNKAEFNKLMSGLIIYGTNEVEYIYEKYFSNSKKSMEDIKAYLTVFFRKYDQIKGGVRLFDKIKRSDLQKKIIEEENDMITEFVEKQLSEGVDSIEKLQLPSNLRYDFMEKREVLNITEEVKTENEENVLSNEELAYYDRENKILLWLLYQQGVVQIKNIHILTPYYWPEAYNFFKYATTPFENVEYRCRLIVDAIAELYAKKENVPLNNKDKRRI; this is encoded by the exons ATGTTTAGAAATGTTCGTGACTATTTCAAAAGTAGTAATGATGTAAACgaggaaaagaaaaacgACGTGGGAAGTGTTCATATGGATGAGAATACTGAGAATTATGATAAAGAATCTAATGGCTTTGTTCATAGAGATTTTAATAAtggtataaataaagaagataaGGATTATGAGGAATTAGATTTAAAAAAGTTAAATGTTAGTTCTAATGATATTACAAAAGAaggtaataatatgaatgagaATATGATGAATAGGAAATTGAATTCAAGTGTAGAGGAtggtaatgataataatcatGATAAGAATGTTCATAGGAATATTGGTAATGATACACATGTTTCCTATGATGATAAGAGAAAAAGTTATTtggataataatgaagagaATTCTGAACAAAtgaatgataatatgaagaaaaggaaattaaatgaaatatcatatgataataatgaagaagatgaatTTAGGAATAAAAAGGATGATTCTATGGAAATGaatgataaagaaaaggGTTCAACTAATATGAGTActattaatgataataataataaccataatgatgatagtaataaccataatgatgatagtaataaccataatgatgatagtaataaccataatgatgatagtaataaccataatgatgataataataaccataatgaagataataataaccataatgatgataataataaccataatgatgataataattataatagtgAAGAGAAACCGAATTATTTACAAGAAAAACTAGAACAATTACTTGCACAAACAAAACGATATACAGAAAAATTAGCAGGACAAAGATTAAAAATGAATGCACAAATGAAAAGTAGTAAAAAAGGACGCTGTTTATTAacagaaaaagaagaagatttTATGTTACTTAAGGATGcaaatgaagaagatgaagctataattttaaaacagCCAATGAATATTAATGGTACGATGAAACCTTATCAATTAGAAGGTTTGAATTGGTTATATCAATTATATcgttttaaaataaatggtATTTTGGCTGATGAAATGGGTTTAGGTAAAACATTACAAACCATTAgtttattatgttatttacgatttaataagaatataaaaaagaagagtattataatatgtccTAGATCGACTTTAGATAATTGGtatgaagaaataaagaaatggTGCACACCCATGAAagcttttaaatattatggaAATAAAGATCaaagaaaagaattaaatagaAATTTATTACATTCAGATTTTGATGTATTATTAACAACTTATGAAATTGTTATAAAGGATAAGAGTGCATTATATGATATTGATTGGTTTTTTTTGGTAATAGATGAAGCTCATCGAATTAAGAATGAAAAGAGTGTATTGAGTTCATCTGTACGTTTCTTAAGATCTGAAAATAGATTATTAATTACTGGTACTCCtttacataataatttaaaagaattatggtctcttttaaattttttgatGCCTAAAATCTTTGATAACTCAGAAGAATTTGAtaatttgtttaatatatcaaaaataagTACGAATGATAATAAGCAAAGTGAAATAATAACACAATTACATACCATATTAAAACCATTTATGCTTCGAAGATTGAAAGTCGAAGTAGAGCAATCATTACCACCTAaaagagaaatatatatatttgttggTATGTCTAAATTacaaaagaaattatattcGGATATATTAAGTAAAAACATTGATGTATTAAATGCTATGACAGGTAGTAAAAATCAAAtgcttaatattttaatgcaGTTAAGAAAATGTTGTAACCAtccatatttatttgatGGCATTGAAGAACCACCATATATTGAAGGCAATCATTTAATTGAGACATCTGGGAAAATGTCTTTATTAGATAAATTATTACCTAgattaaaaaaagagaatTCGAGAGTATTACTTTTTTCACAAATGACAAGATTGTTAGATATTATTGATGATTATTGTCGATGGAAAAATTACCCATATTTAAGAATTGATGGATCAACACCAGGAGATGAAAGACAAGTACGTATTAATCAATTTAATGAACCGAAtagtaaatattttattttcttattatctACCAGAGCTGGTGGTATTGGTATTAACTTAACGACTGCTgatattgttattttatttgattcGGATTATAATCCACAAATGGATATACAAGCAATGGATCGAGCTCATCGTATCGGTCAGAAAAAACGAGTTATTGTGTATCGATTTGTTACACAAAATTCtgtagaagaaaaaattgtAGAGAGAGCAGCAAAGAAGTTAAAATTAGATTCTTTAATCATTCAGAAAGggaaattaaatttaaatagtgcaaaggaaaataataaacaagaATTACacgatatattaaattttggTGCACCTGAAGTTTATAAGACACAAGATATTTCATCAATATCTGATGAAGATATTGATATAATCTTAGCCGATGCAGAAAAAAGAACAATTGAAAttgaaaagaaattaaaaaatctagaaaatatttttgatttAACTAATATATCATTAGATGGTGGTTTGAATATGTATAATGATTTAGAAAAGGAAGCTTCTGAAGAATCAACCGATGAAGAAGATTCATCAGGTTCAGGGGAAGAAACTATTTTAGAAGGTTCTGGTAATAATGACATTGTTGAAGAAAATggtgtaaaaaaaaagaagaagaaaaaaaagaatattaataaaattaggAGAACTATaaagaaatttttaaaaaataataagaagaataTGACATTTTTAGATTTAGGAGAAAGAAAAAGTAAATGGAAAGTAATGAACACTGCATGTGGGAGaactaataaaaaaaaaatggtacTTCATGGATGGAGAGCTGAAGCTAGAGGTGGTCATGATTTCCAATTTTTTAATGTAGAGAAATTAGAtgaattagaaaaaatagaagataaatggaataattatatgatcaATCAAGAAAAAATCAATGTACTAATAGAAGcacaaaatgaagaaaaggattatgaaaaaattgtAACCTTTAATGAATTCTTAGATAAACatgcaaaaaatatatatcagaTAATTACTTTGATCAATCCAAGTCTATTTGATGAGCACAAGGATACCAAAGAggaagaattattaaaaatgggTACCCATTCGGATGTTAATTCGAATGATAAGGATTATAAAAGAAGTAGTTTTATGAGTACagattataatatgaaaactACCTACCTAAATAACATCaacagtaataataataataataataataatattaatgataatgtAGGAACAAGTATTAACACTATTGATGATCAACAATACTTCAAGAAGAAAATTTTGTCCCTTTTTGAATCaggaaaaaaattacaaatgataaaatttaaagacagaaatataaaaaattgttaCACACAAGTAGcaaattttataaagaaaaacttcccagaaaaaattaataataatgatactaataataataaaagtactACTttgaagaataaaaaattaaagaaaggaaaacaaacgaaaaatgtaaatgtaGAAAAGGATATAGCTAGTGTagatattgaaaaaataaaattgcaAAAACAAGAATTGATGAAACAAGGTTTTGCAAAATGGAATAAAGctgaatttaataaattgatGAGTggtttaataatatatggtaCTAATGAagttgaatatatatatgaaaaatattttagtaATTCCAAAAAATCGATGGAAGATATAAAAGCATATCTGACTGTATTCTTTAGAAAATACGACCAAATCAAGGGG gGTGTAAGGCTTTttgataaaattaaaagatcaGACCtacagaaaaaaattatagaagaagaaaatgatatgaTTACCGaattt gTTGAGAAACAGCTCTCAGAAGGAGTTGATAGTATAGAAAAATTACAACTACCATCAAATTTGAGATATGATTTTATGGAAAAGAGAGAGGTTTTAAATATAACAGAAGAGGTGAAAActgaaaatgaagaaaatgtttTAAGTAATGAGGAATTAGCTTATTATGATAGAGAAAATAAAATCTTGTTATGGTTATTATATCAGCAAGGAGTAGttcaaattaaaaatatacacattttg aCCCCCTATTATTGGCCTGAGGCTTATAACTTTTTTAAGTATGCAACGACTCCATTCGAAAATGTTGAATATCGATGTAGGTTAATTGTTGATGCTATTGCAGAATTATACGCAAAGaag GAAAACGTTCccttaaataataaagataaaagaagaatttga